In Dehalococcoidia bacterium, a single genomic region encodes these proteins:
- a CDS encoding amidohydrolase — MPSRDDLKRIAAEAIDGAADRLITLAQDIGDHPEPGFKEHRTARQVEAFMRSVGLAPKTGIALTGLKAVVTGGSPGPTVAVMGELDSLIVPQHPKADPQTGAAHACGHHAQLGMLMGVAVGLLAPGVLPALAGRVAFIAVPAEEYIEIEWRNELRKQGKVEFLGGKPEFIRLGELDDVDMAMMTHTTSSPEEGRLSMSGTNNGIVAKFIQFHGRAAHAGGAPHMGINALNAAMIALAAIHANRETFKDEDTVRIHPIITKGGVAVSSVPADVRMETFVRARTMEAVLDANAKVDRCLRAGALAVGGKVTITTMPGYLPLITDPHLAEVYRANAVALVGEGNYRHLGHRTGSTDMGDVSHLMPVIHPYAGGATGIGHGADYLVQDYHNAVITAAKAMCWTVIDLLADGAVKGREIKARHKPRMTKAEYLRFMRSLFSERTYEN; from the coding sequence ATGCCGAGCCGCGACGACCTGAAGCGCATCGCCGCCGAGGCCATTGACGGCGCCGCCGACCGCCTCATCACCCTCGCCCAGGACATCGGCGACCACCCGGAGCCTGGCTTTAAGGAGCATCGCACTGCCCGCCAGGTGGAGGCCTTCATGCGCTCCGTGGGCCTGGCGCCCAAGACGGGCATCGCCCTGACCGGACTGAAGGCGGTGGTAACAGGGGGTTCCCCCGGGCCGACGGTGGCCGTGATGGGGGAACTGGACTCCCTTATCGTGCCCCAGCACCCCAAGGCTGATCCCCAAACGGGTGCCGCCCACGCCTGTGGGCACCACGCCCAACTGGGGATGCTGATGGGGGTGGCGGTGGGGCTTCTGGCCCCGGGGGTACTCCCAGCCCTGGCGGGACGGGTGGCCTTTATCGCCGTCCCCGCCGAGGAGTACATTGAGATTGAGTGGCGCAACGAGTTGCGCAAGCAAGGGAAGGTGGAGTTTCTGGGGGGCAAGCCCGAGTTCATCCGTCTAGGGGAGCTGGACGATGTGGATATGGCCATGATGACCCATACCACCTCGAGCCCCGAGGAGGGGCGGTTGAGCATGAGCGGGACCAACAACGGCATCGTGGCCAAGTTCATCCAGTTCCACGGGCGCGCTGCCCACGCCGGCGGGGCACCCCATATGGGCATCAACGCCCTCAATGCTGCCATGATCGCCCTCGCGGCTATCCACGCCAACCGGGAGACCTTCAAGGACGAGGATACGGTGCGTATCCACCCCATCATCACCAAAGGGGGCGTGGCGGTGAGTTCCGTCCCCGCCGATGTGCGTATGGAGACCTTCGTGCGCGCCCGCACGATGGAGGCGGTGCTGGACGCCAATGCTAAGGTGGACCGCTGTTTGCGGGCGGGTGCCCTGGCCGTGGGCGGGAAGGTTACTATCACCACGATGCCCGGCTATCTGCCCCTCATTACCGACCCGCACCTGGCGGAGGTCTACCGCGCCAATGCGGTAGCCCTGGTGGGGGAGGGGAACTACCGTCACCTGGGCCACCGCACCGGCTCCACCGATATGGGGGATGTGAGCCATCTGATGCCGGTGATTCACCCCTACGCCGGGGGCGCCACAGGCATCGGGCACGGGGCCGATTACCTGGTGCAGGACTACCACAACGCCGTCATCACCGCCGCCAAGGCCATGTGTTGGACGGTCATCGACCTGCTGGCGGATGGGGCTGTCAAGGGGCGGGAGATCAAGGCCCGCCATAAGCCCCGCATGACAAAGGCCGAATACCTGCGGTTCATGCGCTCCCTGTTTTCAGAGCGGACCTACGAGAACTAG
- a CDS encoding amidase: protein MHTPDLAYTPAWRLREMILARQISPVEVTRFFLQRIERLNPRLNAYLTVTAQEALAQARQAEEKVMRGEALGLLHGLPVSVKDLIPTQGIRTTFGSLAFQTYIPTQDAVVVERVKRAGGIILGKTNTSELGLGAETINRLGGPCGNPWDPSRTAGGSSGGAASAVAAGLGPLAIGSDGGGSIRIPAAMCGVFGFKPSRGRIPRTGGIGRPVSNLYSHIGPLTWTVKDAALLMQALSGYDARDVYALRGAVPDFLGGLEGGVRGLRIAWSATLGYAAVDPEVEQVCRSAAQVFGDLGAVVDEPPLRLEHPFPYFLPLYHAMWFAAYGHLLAEQGALLAPETRTRIAHGSQVTIPQYLTALRQMEQMAQQMDDILERYDLLLTPTVAVPAFPHGQRPTRIAGQEVDPIFGFYPFTALCNMTGQPAASVPCGFSREGLPIGLHIIGRRNEDTLVLRAAYALEQARPWQGRRPPLA from the coding sequence ATGCACACCCCGGACTTGGCCTACACCCCGGCGTGGCGCCTGCGGGAGATGATTCTGGCCCGTCAAATCTCCCCGGTGGAGGTAACCCGCTTCTTCCTGCAAAGGATAGAGCGCCTCAACCCCCGCCTGAACGCCTACCTGACAGTAACCGCCCAGGAGGCCCTGGCCCAGGCCCGCCAGGCCGAGGAGAAGGTCATGCGGGGAGAGGCCCTGGGCCTCTTGCACGGCCTGCCCGTCTCGGTCAAAGACCTGATACCCACCCAGGGCATCCGCACCACCTTCGGCTCCCTGGCCTTTCAGACCTACATCCCGACGCAGGACGCCGTGGTGGTGGAGCGGGTGAAGCGGGCGGGGGGCATTATCCTGGGCAAGACCAACACCTCCGAGTTGGGGCTGGGGGCCGAGACCATCAACCGCCTGGGAGGGCCGTGTGGCAACCCCTGGGACCCCTCCCGCACGGCGGGGGGCTCCAGCGGGGGAGCAGCGTCAGCCGTGGCTGCGGGGCTTGGCCCCCTGGCCATCGGGAGCGATGGGGGAGGCTCCATCCGCATCCCCGCTGCCATGTGTGGCGTGTTCGGCTTCAAGCCCTCGCGGGGGCGCATCCCCCGCACCGGGGGCATCGGACGCCCCGTCTCCAACCTCTACTCCCACATCGGCCCCCTCACCTGGACAGTCAAGGACGCCGCCCTGCTGATGCAGGCCCTGTCCGGGTACGATGCGCGGGATGTGTATGCCCTACGGGGTGCAGTGCCTGACTTTCTGGGAGGCTTGGAAGGCGGGGTGCGGGGCCTGCGCATCGCTTGGAGTGCCACCTTGGGCTATGCTGCCGTTGACCCCGAAGTGGAGCAGGTCTGTCGGAGCGCCGCGCAGGTGTTCGGGGATCTGGGTGCAGTGGTGGACGAACCGCCCCTGCGCCTGGAGCATCCCTTCCCCTACTTCCTGCCCTTATACCACGCCATGTGGTTCGCCGCCTACGGCCACCTTCTGGCGGAGCAGGGCGCCCTGCTCGCCCCCGAGACCCGCACCCGCATCGCCCACGGCAGCCAGGTTACTATCCCCCAGTACCTTACCGCCCTGCGCCAGATGGAGCAGATGGCCCAACAGATGGACGACATCCTTGAGCGCTACGACCTCTTGTTGACGCCCACCGTGGCCGTCCCCGCCTTCCCCCACGGCCAGCGCCCCACCCGTATCGCAGGGCAGGAGGTTGACCCCATCTTCGGCTTCTACCCCTTCACCGCTTTGTGCAACATGACGGGGCAACCCGCCGCCAGTGTCCCCTGCGGGTTCTCGCGGGAGGGTCTGCCCATTGGCCTGCACATCATCGGCCGTCGGAACGAGGACACCCTGGTGCTTCGCGCCGCCTACGCCTTGGAGCAAGCCCGCCCCTGGCAGGGGAGGCGCCCCCCGTTGGCCTAG
- the fabL gene encoding enoyl-[acyl-carrier-protein] reductase FabL codes for MQGKVALVTGGSRGIGRAIALALGGQGAQVVFNYFRGHEAARQTEGLLTERGIPCLRVRAHLGDPQQVKALVQAVRERFGRLDILVNNAATGVNRPAMDLEEKHWEWVLGVNARAPWLLVKEALPLMPPGACVVNITSLGSQRVLPHYFSVGVSKAALEAITRYLAVELAPRGIRVNAVAGGLVETEALEHFPHREAMRRWALERTPAGRMLTPEDIAGVVLFLCSPAAEMVRGQVLVVDGGYSLVG; via the coding sequence CTGCAGGGCAAGGTGGCCCTGGTTACGGGTGGGTCGCGGGGGATTGGGCGGGCCATCGCCCTGGCCCTCGGGGGGCAGGGTGCACAGGTGGTGTTCAACTACTTCCGCGGGCACGAGGCGGCCCGCCAGACCGAGGGGTTGCTGACCGAGCGGGGTATCCCGTGCCTGCGGGTGCGTGCCCACCTGGGCGACCCCCAACAGGTCAAGGCCCTGGTGCAGGCCGTGCGGGAGCGCTTCGGGCGGTTGGACATCTTGGTGAATAACGCCGCCACGGGGGTCAATCGCCCAGCGATGGACCTGGAGGAGAAGCATTGGGAGTGGGTTTTGGGGGTGAATGCCCGCGCGCCGTGGCTGTTGGTGAAGGAGGCCCTGCCCCTTATGCCCCCGGGGGCGTGTGTGGTGAACATCACCAGCCTGGGGTCGCAACGGGTTTTGCCCCACTACTTCAGCGTGGGGGTGTCCAAGGCGGCGTTGGAGGCCATCACCCGCTACCTTGCGGTGGAACTGGCCCCGCGGGGGATACGCGTCAACGCCGTGGCTGGGGGATTGGTGGAGACGGAGGCGTTGGAGCACTTCCCCCATCGGGAGGCCATGCGCCGATGGGCCTTGGAGCGCACCCCGGCGGGGCGCATGCTCACGCCCGAGGATATTGCGGGGGTGGTGCTGTTCCTGTGCTCGCCGGCGGCGGAGATGGTGCGGGGGCAGGTGCTGGTGGTGGATGGGGGCTATTCCCTAGTGGGCTAG
- a CDS encoding amidohydrolase translates to MPALTVDDLKARILRRIDHHREAIIGLAQSVLREPEPGYTEVKTARKVSDALSRLGIPHRTGIALTGIKGYLQGGAGPGPTVALMGELDSLRVPDHPYADPHTGAAHACGHHAQLGMVLGALIGLSDPEVLSALAGRIAVVIVPAEEFIDAEFRYRLRQEGKIGFLGGKQEFIRLGELDDVDMAMLVHTTSAPEDGKLAVGGTSNGHIVKLVTFLGRAAHAGAYPWNGINALNAADIALLALHAQRETLKDEDHVRCHGIMTAGGVAVSSVPAEVRLEWRVRAGTHDALEDANTKAQRCFKAGALAVGATVRITSIAGYLPLLNDPILQGVFLTNAQRVVGKEGVVVHPPDRNRGGSTDLGDVSHLLPVIHPYAGGARGTGHGNDYLVHDYEAAVVNPAKAMALTVIDLLANGAIKAKEIKAQFRPRLSKAEYLRIQESRMGEEVYRGE, encoded by the coding sequence ATGCCCGCTCTGACAGTGGACGACCTGAAGGCCCGCATCCTACGGCGCATTGACCACCACCGAGAGGCCATCATCGGCTTGGCCCAAAGCGTGCTCCGGGAGCCGGAGCCGGGCTATACCGAGGTGAAGACGGCGCGCAAGGTCTCGGACGCCCTCTCCCGTCTGGGCATCCCCCATCGCACGGGCATCGCCCTAACGGGCATAAAGGGGTACCTGCAGGGTGGGGCGGGGCCAGGCCCGACGGTGGCGTTGATGGGGGAACTGGACTCGTTGCGTGTCCCGGACCATCCGTATGCGGACCCTCACACGGGGGCGGCCCACGCCTGCGGGCACCACGCCCAGCTGGGGATGGTGCTGGGGGCGCTCATCGGCCTCTCCGACCCGGAGGTGCTCTCGGCGCTGGCGGGGCGCATTGCTGTGGTGATCGTCCCTGCCGAGGAGTTCATTGACGCCGAGTTCCGCTATCGCCTGCGCCAGGAGGGGAAGATAGGCTTTCTGGGGGGCAAGCAGGAGTTTATCCGCCTGGGGGAACTGGACGATGTGGATATGGCCATGCTGGTGCACACCACTTCGGCACCGGAGGACGGCAAACTGGCCGTAGGGGGCACCAGCAACGGGCACATCGTCAAGTTGGTAACCTTTTTGGGGCGGGCAGCCCACGCAGGGGCATACCCCTGGAACGGGATCAACGCCCTCAACGCTGCCGACATTGCCCTTTTGGCCCTGCACGCCCAGCGGGAGACCCTCAAAGACGAAGACCATGTGCGCTGCCACGGGATTATGACGGCAGGGGGCGTGGCGGTGAGTTCTGTTCCCGCCGAGGTGCGCCTGGAGTGGCGGGTGCGGGCGGGCACCCACGACGCTCTGGAGGACGCCAACACCAAAGCCCAACGCTGTTTCAAGGCGGGTGCGCTGGCTGTAGGGGCCACGGTGCGCATTACCTCCATCGCCGGCTACTTGCCCCTCCTCAACGACCCCATCCTGCAGGGGGTCTTTTTGACCAACGCCCAGCGGGTCGTGGGGAAGGAGGGGGTGGTGGTGCACCCGCCCGACCGCAACCGGGGCGGGTCAACGGACTTGGGGGATGTGAGCCACCTCCTGCCCGTCATCCACCCCTATGCGGGGGGCGCGCGCGGCACTGGCCACGGCAACGATTACCTGGTGCACGACTATGAGGCGGCGGTGGTCAATCCCGCCAAGGCGATGGCCCTGACGGTCATAGACCTGCTGGCCAACGGGGCGATCAAGGCCAAAGAGATAAAGGCGCAGTTCCGCCCTCGGCTGAGCAAGGCCGAGTACCTGCGCATCCAGGAGTCCCGCATGGGGGAGGAGGTCTATAGGGGCGAGTAG
- the tpx gene encoding thiol peroxidase, whose amino-acid sequence MPVERPGAVKARGNPVTLIGPEIKVGQKAPDFTAVGQGFKPVSLKDFQGKVKVLLSVPSLDTQVCATETKKFNEMAGTLPGDVQIAVISMDLPFAQSRWCGANGVDKVLTASDFRDRSFGEAYGVRIKETGLLARAVFVVDKDDVVRYVEYVPDIVQEPNYEAVRQAVLKIAGR is encoded by the coding sequence ATGCCTGTGGAGCGTCCTGGTGCGGTGAAGGCCCGGGGCAACCCGGTTACCCTCATCGGGCCCGAGATCAAAGTGGGGCAGAAAGCCCCCGATTTCACCGCTGTGGGGCAGGGTTTCAAGCCCGTCTCCCTCAAGGACTTTCAGGGGAAGGTAAAGGTGCTTTTGTCGGTGCCCTCGTTGGACACCCAGGTGTGCGCGACCGAGACCAAAAAGTTCAACGAGATGGCGGGCACCCTGCCCGGTGATGTGCAGATCGCCGTCATCAGCATGGATTTGCCCTTCGCTCAGAGCCGATGGTGTGGGGCCAACGGGGTGGATAAGGTGCTCACTGCCTCGGACTTTCGCGACCGCTCCTTTGGGGAGGCCTACGGGGTGCGGATTAAGGAGACGGGCCTCTTGGCACGGGCGGTGTTCGTGGTGGATAAGGACGATGTGGTGCGCTATGTGGAGTATGTGCCGGACATTGTTCAGGAGCCCAACTACGAGGCGGTGAGGCAGGCGGTGCTGAAGATAGCCGGACGGTAG
- a CDS encoding DUF362 domain-containing protein → MTLSAPAVLSTSQAPSARPKVAVVFTRPETVLEDVGRAMHLADYRQALPAGVPVLLKINISWQHWYPACSTTPWQLEGVICTLLADGYRDLIPAQNGTVVVDSFVGEVRNGHKGVLDAYGLKSVHLDVPPQRWIPYTPKRKLLVLDKIFPEGLTIPDIFPGKSIIHLPTVKTHVFTTITGAMKNAFGGLLNRKRHWTHSVIHETLVDLLVIQKEIHAGLFAVMDGTFAGDGPGPRAMRWHVKNVLLASADQVAIDAVAARLMGFDPLSITFIRLAHEAGLGVGDPRQIEVVGADISGVNFRFRATEETFASRGQKLIYWGPLKPLEHWLLRTPIVPWAYFASNAYYNGFWRTFIGRRRVQKALRTPWGQLFQRYVREGALRGPQAP, encoded by the coding sequence ATGACCCTATCGGCACCCGCAGTGTTGTCGACCTCGCAGGCTCCCTCGGCACGCCCCAAGGTGGCGGTGGTGTTCACCCGTCCCGAGACGGTGCTGGAGGATGTGGGGCGGGCGATGCATCTGGCCGATTACCGCCAGGCCTTGCCGGCGGGCGTCCCCGTTCTGCTGAAAATCAACATCTCCTGGCAACACTGGTATCCGGCGTGCTCCACGACGCCCTGGCAACTGGAGGGTGTCATTTGCACCCTTCTGGCCGACGGTTACCGCGACCTCATCCCCGCCCAAAACGGGACGGTGGTGGTGGACTCCTTCGTGGGGGAGGTGCGCAACGGCCACAAGGGGGTGCTGGACGCCTATGGCCTGAAGAGTGTGCATCTGGATGTCCCGCCCCAGCGCTGGATACCCTATACCCCCAAGCGCAAACTGCTGGTGCTGGATAAGATTTTCCCCGAGGGACTGACCATTCCCGACATCTTCCCCGGCAAGAGCATCATCCACCTGCCCACCGTCAAGACCCATGTGTTCACGACCATAACGGGGGCGATGAAGAACGCCTTTGGGGGGCTTCTTAACCGCAAGCGCCACTGGACCCACTCGGTGATTCACGAGACGCTGGTGGATCTGCTGGTGATTCAAAAGGAGATACACGCGGGTCTGTTTGCGGTGATGGACGGGACCTTTGCGGGGGACGGCCCCGGCCCCCGGGCCATGCGCTGGCATGTGAAGAATGTGCTTCTGGCATCGGCTGACCAGGTGGCCATTGACGCTGTGGCGGCGCGCCTGATGGGGTTTGATCCCCTCTCCATCACGTTCATTCGCCTGGCCCACGAGGCGGGTTTGGGTGTGGGCGACCCGCGCCAGATTGAGGTGGTGGGGGCGGATATCAGCGGGGTGAACTTCCGCTTCCGCGCCACCGAGGAGACCTTCGCCAGCCGTGGTCAGAAACTGATCTACTGGGGGCCTCTGAAGCCGTTGGAACACTGGCTTCTGCGCACGCCCATTGTGCCGTGGGCCTATTTCGCCTCCAACGCCTACTATAACGGCTTCTGGCGGACTTTTATCGGCCGTCGGCGGGTGCAGAAGGCGCTGCGCACCCCTTGGGGGCAGTTGTTCCAGCGCTATGTGCGGGAGGGGGCGCTGAGGGGGCCCCAAGCGCCCTGA
- the sufC gene encoding Fe-S cluster assembly ATPase SufC, which translates to MTTQPLLQIEGLRVAVDTKEILKGVDLALYPGQIHALMGPNGSGKSTLAYAIMGHPKYQVTAGRILLKGEDITSATPDERARKGLFLAFQYPVAIPGVTLFNLLRTAGKAIRGEDLPVVPFRRRMREQAALLKMDEAFLQRYVNEGFSGGEKKRAEILQMTVLQPTVAVLDETDSGLDIDALKVVAEGINAFASPANAILMITHYQRILRYVRPHIVHILVDGRIVRSGGPELAEELEAKGYEGVLQQVPSQA; encoded by the coding sequence ATGACGACCCAACCCCTCCTCCAGATTGAAGGCCTCCGCGTCGCTGTGGATACCAAGGAAATCCTCAAGGGTGTGGACTTGGCCCTGTACCCGGGCCAGATTCACGCCCTGATGGGGCCGAACGGCTCGGGCAAGAGCACCCTGGCCTACGCCATTATGGGCCACCCTAAGTATCAGGTCACGGCGGGGCGCATCCTCTTGAAGGGGGAGGACATCACCTCCGCCACACCCGATGAGCGTGCCCGCAAGGGGCTGTTCCTGGCCTTCCAGTACCCCGTAGCCATCCCGGGCGTCACCCTGTTCAACCTTCTGCGCACCGCCGGCAAGGCTATTCGGGGCGAGGACCTCCCAGTGGTGCCCTTCCGCCGCCGCATGCGGGAGCAGGCCGCCCTCCTCAAGATGGACGAGGCCTTCCTCCAGCGCTATGTCAACGAGGGCTTCTCGGGGGGCGAGAAGAAGCGGGCCGAAATCCTGCAGATGACCGTCCTCCAGCCCACGGTGGCCGTCCTGGATGAGACGGACTCGGGGCTGGACATTGATGCCCTGAAAGTGGTGGCCGAGGGCATCAACGCCTTCGCCTCCCCCGCCAACGCCATCTTGATGATCACCCACTACCAGCGCATCCTGCGCTACGTGCGCCCCCACATCGTCCACATCCTGGTGGATGGGCGTATCGTTCGCTCGGGTGGGCCCGAGTTGGCCGAGGAACTCGAGGCCAAGGGCTACGAAGGCGTTCTCCAACAGGTCCCCTCCCAAGCATAG
- the plsX gene encoding phosphate acyltransferase PlsX: MTRSLVPIALDAMGGDYGPPETVAGAVEAVRQGGVAVLLVGEASVLEAELARRNVGGLPLQVVPAQGVIQEGEPPAQALRQKPRASVAVCAGLVKQGIAQGFVSMGSTGAAMAAATLALGLLEGVERPALGGPILGFAPRTLILDLGSHVDCRPQMLVTFGGLGVAFARRFMGVENPRIALLSVGAEEGKGNRQVKEAYDLFKASGLPFIGNIEGHDLPLGKAEVVVCDGFVGNIVMKLAEGLGEAIAGWLRQRLPQQEALAQEVYALLNVVEHHGGGPLFGVRGVAVVGHGRSRAPAIARAIHTAKRAVEVGLVEGMEQELARLASAVRPR; encoded by the coding sequence ATGACCCGTTCCCTTGTGCCCATCGCCTTGGACGCTATGGGAGGTGATTACGGCCCCCCGGAGACGGTGGCGGGGGCGGTGGAGGCGGTGCGGCAGGGAGGGGTGGCGGTGCTCCTGGTGGGGGAGGCGTCTGTTCTGGAGGCGGAACTGGCCCGACGGAATGTGGGGGGGTTGCCCCTGCAGGTGGTGCCTGCCCAGGGGGTCATTCAGGAGGGGGAGCCCCCTGCCCAGGCCTTGCGCCAGAAGCCGCGGGCGTCGGTGGCCGTGTGTGCCGGCTTGGTGAAGCAGGGGATAGCCCAGGGGTTTGTGAGCATGGGGTCAACGGGGGCGGCGATGGCGGCAGCGACTTTGGCCCTGGGCCTGCTGGAGGGGGTGGAGCGCCCCGCCTTGGGGGGGCCTATCCTGGGCTTTGCTCCCCGCACCCTTATCCTCGACCTGGGGAGCCATGTGGACTGCCGCCCCCAGATGTTGGTAACCTTTGGGGGCTTGGGGGTTGCCTTCGCCCGGCGCTTCATGGGGGTGGAGAATCCCCGCATCGCTCTGCTGAGCGTGGGGGCAGAGGAGGGGAAGGGCAACCGCCAGGTGAAGGAGGCCTACGACCTGTTCAAGGCCAGCGGTCTGCCCTTCATCGGCAATATTGAGGGGCACGACCTGCCTCTCGGCAAAGCGGAGGTGGTGGTGTGCGACGGGTTTGTGGGGAACATCGTGATGAAACTGGCGGAGGGGCTGGGGGAGGCCATCGCGGGCTGGCTGCGCCAGCGCCTGCCCCAGCAGGAGGCCCTCGCCCAAGAGGTGTACGCCTTGCTGAATGTGGTGGAGCACCACGGGGGAGGGCCGCTGTTCGGGGTGCGGGGGGTGGCGGTGGTAGGGCACGGGCGCTCCCGCGCCCCTGCCATCGCCCGCGCCATCCACACGGCCAAGCGGGCGGTGGAGGTGGGCCTGGTGGAGGGGATGGAGCAGGAGTTGGCCCGCCTCGCCTCCGCTGTCCGCCCGAGGTAG
- the fabG gene encoding 3-oxoacyl-[acyl-carrier-protein] reductase, producing the protein MERVLDGKVALVTGGSRGIGRAIALRLAHMGAKVAITYLSHTQAAQETVDAIARVGSEGMCLQGDVASTADVEACFQKVTSTWGGVDILVNNAGIIHDSLLVRMDEEAWDRVLAVDLRGAYLCTRLALKGMLRKRWGRILNIGSVVGIRGNPGQANYAAAKAGLIGLTLSVAKEVASRGITVNYIAPGYITTDIVEGLSADLKERILQRIPVGRFGRAEEVAALAGFLCTEEASYITGQVIAVDGGLVIS; encoded by the coding sequence ATGGAGCGTGTGCTGGACGGCAAGGTGGCTTTGGTTACAGGGGGGTCGCGGGGGATTGGGCGCGCTATCGCCCTGCGCCTGGCTCACATGGGGGCTAAGGTGGCTATCACCTACCTCTCCCATACCCAGGCGGCGCAGGAGACGGTGGACGCCATCGCCCGTGTGGGGAGCGAGGGGATGTGCCTCCAGGGGGATGTGGCCTCCACCGCCGATGTGGAGGCCTGTTTCCAGAAAGTAACCAGCACCTGGGGCGGGGTGGACATTCTGGTCAACAATGCGGGCATTATCCACGACAGCCTGCTGGTGCGGATGGATGAGGAGGCGTGGGACCGGGTGCTAGCGGTGGATTTGCGGGGGGCGTATCTGTGCACCCGTTTGGCGCTGAAGGGGATGCTCCGCAAGCGGTGGGGGCGCATCCTGAATATCGGCTCGGTGGTGGGCATCCGTGGCAACCCTGGCCAGGCGAACTACGCCGCCGCTAAAGCGGGCCTTATCGGCCTTACCCTATCGGTGGCCAAAGAGGTGGCCTCGCGAGGCATTACGGTGAACTACATCGCCCCTGGCTATATTACCACGGATATCGTGGAAGGCCTTTCGGCGGATCTGAAGGAGCGCATTCTGCAGAGAATTCCCGTGGGGCGCTTCGGGCGGGCAGAGGAGGTGGCGGCGCTGGCGGGCTTCCTGTGCACCGAGGAGGCCTCCTACATCACGGGCCAGGTCATCGCCGTGGACGGAGGCCTGGTCATCTCGTGA
- a CDS encoding enoyl-CoA hydratase-related protein has translation MAYQFILYEKRGAIAYVTLNRPEKLNALSLRLQEELVDAMQKAEDDPEVRVVVLKANGRAFSAGYDIAPASPERAEDPYANIRTDIQRMHRIVERWRQIWELSKPVIAQVHGYCLAGGTDLALHCDIIIAAEDAIFGFPPVRSMGSPPTHMWTYLVGPQWAKYLLLTGNPIDGKTAERIGLVWKAVPAHRLEEEVNALASTIAKIPWELLAANKAICNRALELMGRTLLQYLAAETDAIGHQAPIVREFHRLAQEKGLKAALEWRDAPFQDYRGQRPPSPEQRSG, from the coding sequence ATGGCTTACCAGTTCATCCTGTATGAGAAGCGGGGGGCCATCGCCTATGTTACCCTCAACCGCCCGGAGAAACTGAACGCCTTGAGCCTGCGCCTGCAGGAGGAACTGGTGGACGCCATGCAGAAGGCGGAGGACGACCCGGAGGTGCGTGTGGTGGTGCTGAAGGCCAACGGGCGGGCCTTCTCGGCGGGGTATGATATTGCCCCCGCCTCTCCCGAGCGGGCGGAGGACCCCTACGCCAACATCCGCACCGACATTCAGCGCATGCACCGCATCGTGGAGCGGTGGCGGCAAATTTGGGAACTGTCCAAGCCCGTCATCGCCCAGGTGCACGGGTATTGCCTGGCGGGGGGCACGGATCTGGCTTTGCACTGCGACATAATCATCGCAGCGGAGGACGCCATCTTCGGCTTTCCCCCGGTGCGCTCCATGGGGTCGCCCCCCACCCATATGTGGACATACCTGGTTGGTCCCCAGTGGGCCAAGTATCTGCTTCTGACGGGCAACCCCATTGACGGCAAGACGGCCGAGCGCATCGGTTTGGTGTGGAAGGCGGTGCCCGCCCACCGCCTGGAGGAGGAGGTGAACGCGTTGGCGTCGACGATAGCCAAAATCCCGTGGGAACTGCTGGCGGCTAATAAGGCCATCTGTAACCGTGCGCTGGAGCTGATGGGGCGGACCCTGTTGCAATACCTGGCGGCGGAGACGGACGCCATCGGCCACCAGGCCCCCATTGTGCGGGAGTTCCATCGCCTGGCGCAGGAGAAGGGCCTGAAGGCGGCCTTGGAGTGGCGGGACGCTCCCTTCCAGGACTATCGGGGTCAGCGCCCCCCAAGCCCCGAGCAAAGGAGTGGATAA